The following nucleotide sequence is from Trifolium pratense cultivar HEN17-A07 linkage group LG2, ARS_RC_1.1, whole genome shotgun sequence.
caagaaataaaaatgaagaacaactaatgggaaaaaaaaaaaactgatttatcTATTGGTGTCATTCTCCGTTCTTAACTGTTGCTAGAATAGAAGACTTCTCAGCTCACTGCAAAATGGATAAGAAGTGTATCTCGATTATCCAATTATGAAGAATTATATACAATATTTAGACAAATAATTCTTGATAACCGATTTAAAAGAAGAGTCGAGAGAAGTGTGAATGCTGAATTTGTTGATAACGACGGTGATAAAAGCATATCACTAACAATCTCCTATTCTCGTTTATAATAACCCCGAAATTAAGCAATCATGGAAAGAACAACCTGGCCAACAGATCAAGAAACAAAAGAGAATTGAACACAACAGGCAAACTTTAGAATTGAAAAATTAAGATCACATCTTCTCCTGCAGAACCAAAGAGTTAATAGCAAATCATATGATATAAGAATCAATAAagaaaattgcaacaaatgtttTTACTAAATACCGCCAAACCAAATCTCGAGGCTCCATGCTATGAAGAAagttattattttgacaaaccaAGCTGCAGAAAACACGTTCAAagttcaattaatttattttgcatGAAAtccaagaaataaaaattaaaaaagaacgATTCATTGAAGAAATTCGATTTATCTATCTGATTATTCTCTGTTCTTATCTATTCAATCAAGAATGGCTATTTGGACTTCAGCTCGCTGCAAAATCGACAACACGCGTCTCAATTATCTATTATCTAACATAATCTCGAGGCGCCATGCTATGAAGAAagttattattttgacaaaccaAGCTGCAGAAAACATGTTCAAAGTTCAATTCATTTATTTTGCATCAAAgccaagaaataaaaattaaaaaaaaatgattcatTGAAGAAATTCGATTTATCTATCTGGTTGTTCTCTGTTCTTATCTACTCAATCAAGATTTATATATCTGATTGTTCTCTCTCTCTGTTCTTTATCTACTCAATCAAGAATCGCTATTTCGACATCAGCTCGCTGCAAAACCGACAACACACGTCTCAATTATCTATTATCTAATGAGGAattatatcaataaatttatacaaataattctTGATGACTGAAAAGTAAAAGAAGATTCATGAGAAGCATTATCGTGTAAAATTCTGATTCTTGATGGCTACAATATGAGAATAAGCATAAATAATAAGaattaatgaaaaaagattgaaatgaatattttttactaGAAATCACCAATTCACAAAAGCAGAGGATCCATAAGAAAGTTATTGAAGAACCATGCTGCAGAAAAACACGTTCACAATTCAATTCATTTATCTTGCATCAAAcccaagaaaaaataaaaacaacaaagaaggACACTCATTGAAGAAAATTGATACGTTAATACAGTAGGTCATTAAAATAAGAACAGCAACCTCCAAGATCAAACCAGcaagaaccaaatcaaacctcaaCAAAAAGATACAGAACTGAGAATACAAAACTTAAAGATCAAACAAGAGGAAGACAGAACCATAAGAGATTGTGTGTTTATTCCTGCAACAACAAAGAGGAAAAtaactactaaaaaaaaatatatatatatatatatgaactaAGAATCAATatactgaaaagaaaaagactCGCAATTCAATTTGTATATGTCTTTTCTTAATCACAAAGACCAAAACAGAAAAGAACACCATGATGAAGTAATTGGATTTATCACCCTCCAACTGAAAAGAACAACATGTTGAAGCAATTAGATTTAACTTGACCTTCCTTTCTTATCCATTCTATGAAGTATCCCAATGTTCTAGATGTCTAAACATCAGCTTACTGCAAAACAGACGTGTATATCTTGATTATCCAAGAAAGAGATGGACATCTACATTCAAGGAAGAAACAAAAGCCATTAAATTCAAAAGGCTCAGAATCTTGTATGTTACACACTCACATTCCTGATGCAAAAACTGCTAAACTAGCAAGGGACACCTTCATATCAAGACGTTTAGATCACGGCTAGAAAAAAACCACACAAAGCTCTGTCCACTTTTTTCAGAATTGAGTAAACTTTCGCACTGTCAATTATATGTCAAAAacctaaatataagaaaacagTACAATGATGGGGTAGTGTGGCAAATAGTAgtagaaaaaaagaagaaaaaaagacaaaagaTTAGCATAATTCTCTAAACCAAGCCTCTGATCAGCATATCACAAATACAGTATCACAAAGTTGTCCCAACTTTTCCAGAATCGTGTAATACAGAAAGATGTCATACAGAAACATTAATATAAGGAAACAGTAGTGAGCTGAACTATTCAGATAAAACCAGCAACCCTACTCGCACATCAATATCTCTCGCACGTAACAACCAtggaatgaaaacaaaaaagactGGACACTAAAACACAGAGAATAActgaaatgaaaatgaagtttGCCAACAGAGAATAACTGATACACAATTGGAAACACCTTAAAACAGAAAATTTAAATGAGAACTCCAGCATTCTGCCAACAAATTAAAGGCAGAACACCAGTTTACATGGTATAATATTTGTTACTAATGAGGAGTTAGAAGAATAGTAAATGAAACTCTAACAAACACAACAACCagatcattaaaattaaaataagaacaaCAAACTCCAAAATTGAAACCAACAATAAACCAATCAAACTTCAGAATTAAGAGAACAAAATAATCAACAAGAATAAGAACGCAACACATGAAAATCACAGAAGAGGGAGATATAGAAACCTAAGAAATCCTATGTTCACTGATTACTTCTCCTGAAACAccaaaatgtaaataaaaaatcaacatcTATATACTCTCAGATTGgatgaagaaattttaaaaCAGAAAAGAATTTTATAGATATTACCAAATCAAAAATGATAGGCTCCATGCTTTgtagaattttattaatttgacaAATCACGCTAGAGAGAAAACAGTTTCAAACTTCAATTCATATATtttgagccaaaaaaaaaaaatgaagaacaacTCAATGAAAAAACTGATTTATCTATTGGTGTCATTCTCCATTCTTATGTTGCTAGAATATAACTGCAAAATGGATAAAGTGTATCTTGATTATCCAATTATGAAGAATTATATACAAAATTTAGACAAATAATCTTGATAACCGATTGAAAAGAAGAGTTAAGAGAAGTGATGATTGTGTCAATTTCTTGTTATCTACAATACGGAAAAAGCATATATCACTAACAATCTCTTGTTCTACTTTATAGCAACACTGATTAAGCAATCATGGAAAACACAACCTGGCCAACAAATCAACATATCAAGGAatcaagaaacaaaagaaaattgaacACAAGAACAAGCAAACTTTAGAATCGAGAATTTTAAATCATATCTTCTACCAAAGAACCAAATAGTAAATACCAAATCAAGAAATATGATATAAGAATCAATAAAGAAAGGTTGAAACAAATGTTTTTACTAAAGATCGCCAAACCAAATCTCGAGGCACCATGCTATGAAGCAAGTCAGTATTTTGACAACCAAGCTGCAGAAAACACGTTCAAAGTTCAATTCATTTATTTTGCATCAAAgccaataaataaaaatttaaaaagaacgATTCATCGAAGAAATTCAATTTATCTATCTGATTGTTCTCTTTCCATATCCATTCAATCAAGAATTGCTATTGGGACTTCAGTTCACTGCAAAACCAACAATGCACGTCTCAATTATCTATTATCTAACAGAAGAattatatcaataaatttatacaaataataattcctaatgACTGATAAGTAAAAGATTCATAAAAATGTCGTGTAAAATTCTGATTCTTGATGCCTACAATATGATATTAAGCAACCACGGAGCACAGAATCTGGCCAACATATCAAGAAATCAAGAAATATACACCGTGAGAATAAGAATAAGTTTAATTGATGAAAAAAGattaaaagaatattttttttattagagatCACCAAATCACAACAAACCAGAGGCTCCATAAGAAAGTTATTGAAGAATCATGCTGCAGAAAAACACATTCAAGGTTCAATTCGATTATCTTGCATCAAggccaaagaaaaaataaaaaccataaaGAAGGACACTCATTGAAGAAAATTGATTTACCTATCTGATTGAAGAAAATCGAATCAAGAACCTTAAAACGTTTCAGCTTGCTGCAAAATCTATAAACGCAAATCTCGATTAACCATTGAAGAATTGTGAAATTCTTGATATCTATAATCCGAAAATAGCATATGAAAACGCAATTCAACAACGATATCCATGACATTGAAGAAATCAAGAACTGCAAACCCTAAAATCGAGTCATTTAAACGAGTTTGAGAAGCCgatctgaagaagaagaagaagaagaacaatcaAAACTGTGCAATGAAAAAATTCAAGATTATCAACAAAGTAGTAATTAAGAATTTAGGATGAAGAACAAACGAGAGAAATATAGAGCGTGCTCCTTTGACGAGCTCTTGAATGATGAGGAAGACTTGAATGATAGCAGAGGCGgtttatatgcaatttaaaaatacaaacGTTGGATAAGATATCcttggaccttttttttttttacgaatcgATGGACCTTACAATACTAGTAAATATATAttgatacattaattttttaaaattttattatctttttttttataagatttcaaaattttattataaaaaaattaaaattttaatatttgtttcttttttttataataaatctcTATTATATACATAGCGAGATTCTCACGGAGCTCTCTCGTGCATTCTCATGAAAATTTCTTAGGTGTCATTTAATTAGAGAGATTTAATTGACTCTTTctcaaaaaaagatttaaaaaaaataaaaaaaaaaagatcttctcaaaaaaaaatttaaaaaaacagaagaaaaaaaatctttgtataaaaaaaaaactttgtactTATTTGTTGGATTGAATGTTGgatatatacaaattaatttgtaaaaaaaaataactacagTAATCGGATATATATAAGCTCATACAAAGTTATGTTCTCTAAAACAATACAGTAGTActatctttcaaaaaaaaaaaatacagtactTTTTTCGTTTTCTAAAACAAtactattaaatatatattgatacattaattttttaaaattttattatcttttttttatataagattttaaaattttaatataaaaaaattaaaattttaatatatgttttCTTGATTTGAAGGAGGGCTCCCTGCACCTTCTCAGAAAAGGTTTTGAAGTATGTGGTATTTTGGAGGATGtttttgtcacaaaaaaaacgaaTAGATACGGCGAACCCTATGGATTTGTAAAATTCTATAAAGTAAAAGATGTTACGAAGATGACGAAGGCCCTTAACAATGTTTGGTTCGGACACTACCGTGTTCGCGCCAGTGTGGCCATTTTCGATCGTCATTATACGGGGGAGGAGAAGTATTCTGAGAAGAAAAAGGTTGACCTGTTGAAGGGATCTTTTGAACTTTCTAAGAAGGACGGTTCCAAAGTTCCCGCGAAGCTTGTCTCTTCTGACGGTGGTGTTGGCAATACCTTAGGGACGGAGTCTTTGTTTCAGGGGGAAGGTGTGCAGAGGGCTCTGGTCATCCGGAATGTGTGCGGGTGGGGGAAGTTCTCGTCAAGCTTGGAGCTAGTAAGGAGCAGGGAGTTAGGAAAGCTGATCAGAACATCGGGGAGCTATCTAAGGATTCTGAGAAGGAGATAGGGGGAAAGATTCTCATGCGAAATTATCGAACGAAGTCAGATGATATTAAGTGGGTTAAAAATGGGTTGGTAGGGACAGTGTTAAATGGTGAAGCAATCCCTCTGatccagaacagaatatctgacGCAGGTTTTGGCGATCTCGTTATTATCCCCATGGGGGCTGACAAAGTTTTTGTTAGAAGCTCCGAGGGAGTAGATGTTTTGCCAATTGTGAAGGGAGCTAAAGAATTTTTCAGTCTCGTTTTTTCAAACTGGGTACGTTGGGGAGAGGCTGTAATGCCCTATCGGAGAGGTGTGTGGGTTCGTTTGTATGGTATCCCGCTGCATGCTTGGAATGTTGACTTTTTCAAGCTTTGTGTTTTTGACTGTGGAAGTTTCCTACGTGCGGATAGTTGTTCCGCTGATAGTGACAGACTGGACTTCGCTCGGGTTCTTATAGCCACGCCCGATCTAGAGATAATTAAGAAGGTTGTGACTGTTTTGGTGGATGGCACTCAGGTGGAGGTTAACATAATGGAGGAATAGGGGTATGCTTTGGGGGAGGACATTTGTCTTTTTGAGGAAGAGTGCGGGTCCGAGGAAACTCAATCTGATTTGGGAGAAGGGTACGTTGACCTAGAAGTCCGGCGTAATGTCGACGTTATAGTTGAGAGTTTTGCGGAGGGGCTGGAGAAAGAGGTTTGAAGCGGGTGGAAAAATGCGCGAGCGTAAATCGCTCGCTTAGacagtaaagtcgccaccgaattttatttattccCAAACGAAgaggaaaatatcgataaaaccttgAAAGAATGGAAAGATGGTTGTCGCAACCATTTCCGGGTTCAGGAGTCGattatgcgaggggaaggtattagcacccctcacatccgttgtactcaacgggaaccttcgcgttaattttagggttaaaagagtgttttaatttatttgcttgcttttattaattataagaaTTATTTACAAGAGGGgaaaaatgttagttttttattagtgggctcgacaagatgttgaatcctgctcctacgtattccctggTGCGATGGGAAACTCAAAGCCCTGTAGTTCTGGTAGAAAATAATTGTTGGTtggttgattttaattattgaaaaaaaaaagttttaaccGCGCTTGGGTAAAAAGTttgttttaactaaaaaaaagacTCGTGCTTGAAAGATGGTACCcgcttgagaaaaaaaaattgagcgTGCATGACCGCAAAAAGAGTGAAATTTGATGAATTGagattgattttaagttatgGAAGACAAACAACCGGTAGGCAAGGCGCATGGCCAGCATTCGGTCATTTGAGGTATGAGCGGATGTACATCCGCCGGTCCCCTTTTCAATCCaaattatttaagtttattcagATATTTGACATtacaaatgatttatttttttgcgttttttactatatttgaacttaaattaaacaaattagataaacaaatgaaaagggtaaaaatataagtaaataaaaaaataaaataaaataaaataaaataaaaaaataaaaaaataagtaaataaataaaatttcacagATTGTACATCACTGGGGGTGCGTATAGCAACAGACTTAGAAGGCCCAACCCGGGAAGGGCCCAGAGGCGCTggacaaacaaaaaatagagggaagggatctgggctgtctgattaaTCAGACAGCCCTGATGAGATCGCAGATGGGTGATGGTGAGCTGTCTGGTGTGATCAAACGGTCAGGATGATAACCGCGTACTGTGTGCGCGTGACACAGGATCTGGGCCTATAAATACACCAAACCACCGAGGATAACTCATTTTTCCagttttttctctctcttctttaaCTTCTCTCTCTCGGTCTCTCTCACTtctctcctagggttcttgaGTTCTCAAGAACAGGGATGAATCTTCATCCCTTCCGGTCAGCCACCACCGCACCGCCCAGAATCCGGCGGCGGCGCCACCGAGCCGGCCGCCGTTAACCACCACCAGAAAACCCGAAATTCCCAAAAAAATCCATAATGCAACCAAACCTCTTTTTAACACCTATTTATCAATTCTAAGCACAGATTAAGCCTCAAAACCCGAAATAAACACCCAACAATTTTTTACCCAAAAACAATTTCAAATCCGctactattttatattattaccATGAATACAGCCACAAAATCAAACGAAAATCACTCTACCAATACATATAAATACACAGCGACAACAAAAATAGAGGTTTACATCAAAAACCAAATTTAGAAGAATACTAACCATGAACTCAGTGAACTCCCTTGCTTCTCTGTCCTTCCGCTGTCTGTTCCTTCTGCGTTTCGTCCTTTTGATTCTTTTCGATTTTTGCTGCGAGATACTTCTAGGACCGGTGGAGGTGGAAGTGTTTGAAGCTTCTTCCTTGTTGTGTCTTCATTTTGGTTCTCTCTTTTTTGCGTGTGATTTTTCTCTGTGATTTTTtttcgtgtttttttttctcttttcttctctGTGTGTGTGTCCTTTTTACGTAGAATTCTGTGGTATTTATATAGCAATAGGACCAAGTTTTGGCATTGAATCCTGATTGATTTGATATGAATGATGATTGAACAAATTTGCAAGTGAATGaaaattttcctttttggtttgatttgttCTCATCTACAACTAATGtgattcaattttgtttatgaGTAGGATTTCAATTTTCCATTCCTGGATTAATAGCATACGCGTACTCACTGCATCCTTGGTAGTCTATCTTAGCACATCTTGTGCTGAGAAGACTGTtcttgttaatatatatatatatatatatatatatatatatatatatatatatatatatatatatatatatatatatatatatatatatatatatatatatatatatatatatatatatatatatatctcattttgacttgttcaaaaaaaaaaaaaataactaaattaaTCGGATATATATAAGCTCATACAAAGTTATGTTCTCTAAAACAATACAGTAGTActatctttcaaaaaaaaaaaaacactacagtacagtactttttttctttttataaaacaatactattaaatatatattgatacattaattttttaaaattttattatctttttttttatataagattttaaaattttaatataaaaaaattaaaattttaatatatgttttcttatttataataaatttagtTTAAAGAGAATAAATGAGTTtcggtgtgaacttttcataataccaacgaTATCCTTGATtcttttagtagcaacaaaaatattttattaacaaattcaccataacataagacacatctatttttttagcataaattttttttattaacaaacttaccataacataagacattttttttttggacataagttagacacatgcAAACACGGAACACGCTTGTCTGGTCCGCtagtaaatatataaatttgattataattatcaatgataaattattcaattttttatgtattcgtCACAAATAATGGTTCAATGTATATCTACTTATACTTCTATacaatatataaagaaaatacatgaattttggtgtggacttttaataataccaacaataccattgattttttttagtagtaacaaaaatcttttattaacaaactcaccatattATAAGAcacatcttattttttttagcagcaaaaatctctTATTAAGAAACTGACCATagcataagacatttttttttttgacataagttagacacgcGCCTGCCTGACCCGCTagttttttaataagaaaaattagaaatttgattggGAATAATTTCGATAATTTagtttgatagtaattaacttttattgtattattattattaatagttaattgtttatgttttttttatatgaaaaatattgtttatgtttcaatttttatattcttataagttataatctattttatttttatttttaagtatataatttgtttattgtattcttcttttattttattttatttcaaattttttttagtgaaattgttGAGTTCATCGTATTCGTCtattttgttgctatttttatgaatatagattattttgttttgatccaatctataatcaattttgtttttatttatcatttttccagttttttctctctcttctttaaTTTCTCTCTCTCGGTCTCTCTCACTtctctcctagggttcttgaGTTCTCAAGAACAGGGATGAATCTTCATCCCTTCCGGCCAGCCACCACCGCACCGCCCAGAATCCGGCGGCGGCGCCACCGAGCCGGCCGCCGTTAACCACCACCAGAAAACCCGAAATTCCCAAAAAAATCCATAATGCAACCAAACCTCTTTTTAACACCTATTTATCAATTCTAAGCACAGATTAAGCCTCAAAACCCGAAATAAACACCCAACAATTTTTTACCcaaaaacaatttcaaattCGCTACTATTTCATATTATTACCATGAATACAGCCACAAAATCAAACGAAAATCACTCTACCAATACATATAAATACACAACGACAACAAAAATAGAGATTTACATCAAAAACCAAATTTAGAAGAATACTAACAAGGAACGCAGTGAACTCCCTTGCTTCTCTGTCCTTCCGCTGTCTGTTCCTTCTGCGTTTCGTCCTTTTGATTCTTTTCGATTTTTGCTGCGAGATACTTCTAGGACCGGTGGAGGTGGAAGTGTTTGAAGCTTCTTCCTTGTTGTGTCTTAATTTTGGTTCTCTCTTTTTTGCGTGTGATTTTTCTCTGtgattttttttcgttttttttttctcttttcttctctGTGTGTGTGTCCTTTTTACGTAGAATTCTGTGGTATTTATATAGCAATAGGACCAAGTTTTGGCATTGAATCCTGATTGATTTGATATGAATGATGATTGAACAAATTTGCAAGTGAATGaaaattttcctttttggtttgatttgttCTCATCTACAACTAATGtgattcaattttgtttatgaGTAGG
It contains:
- the LOC123905260 gene encoding uncharacterized protein LOC123905260, whose amino-acid sequence is MTKALNNVWFGHYRVRASVAIFDRHYTGEEKYSEKKKVDLLKGSFELSKKDGSKVPAKLVSSDGGRCAEGSGHPECVRVGEVLVKLGASKEQGVRKADQNIGELSKDSEKEIGGKILMRNYRTKSDDIKWVKNGLVGTVLNGEAIPLIQNRISDAGFGDLVIIPMGADKVFVRSSEGVDVLPIVKGAKEFFSLVFSNWVRWGEAVMPYRRGVWVRLYGIPLHAWNVDFFKLCVFDCGSFLRADSCSADSDRLDFARVLIATPDLEIIKKVVTVLVDGTQVEVGEACLDQSGAEKAGKPVINLSCEGETANEAERIVDSFSPVSDRAEPPAITQGECEDRDLRSSVAPSILDSHERFLIHKEAEGTGRSDRLLCRSKRVIFSSSGKAKKGDKLAARKQKVRQFDTRKRKGGGLLRHPLHNIKKVARLPSKDRGEVLKILIKHVRRRRGGDNINRSCSVSRRTSSVESSSSSSVNNEWQNWVAMQGSEQMVVDDVWGIGKAIGVKFKGDNVNMFRVLSRANKGKKELPGPHHEGGSSARYGVLELRALGVCRGSVAHEDSIMEY